One Anastrepha obliqua isolate idAnaObli1 chromosome 6, idAnaObli1_1.0, whole genome shotgun sequence DNA window includes the following coding sequences:
- the LOC129250275 gene encoding uncharacterized protein LOC129250275 yields MDSSDDEDIQMHENVQTVNEDSDNNSEDVNFTDTAPAQSTNNTHLQTFPCRFLKRFRLIKEAFEFDLQQINLTKSNAKAVLKMLQLAAILSLSASGGYQHRVGSDYLIGMSQSTLSKLCLQLIRFPPEDSLNCKESFMEQDKIPGVVRCVDGTHIGLQKPTANGHMYFIRKGSYSINVMVVSCYYNILLE; encoded by the exons ATGGATTCTTCAGATGATGAAGATATCCAGATGCATGAAAATGTACAAACGGTAAATGAAGATAGTGATAACAACTCTGAAGATGTAAATTTCACTGATACAGCTCCTGCACAATCAACAAACAATA CTCATCTACAAACTTTTCCTTGCAGATTCCTGAAACGATTCCGCCTGATCAAAGAGGCCTTTGAATTTGATTTGCAGCAAATAAATTTAACGAAATCAAACGCCAAAGCGGTGCTTAAAATGCTACAATTAGCAGCCATTCTTTCACTTTCGGCTAGCGGTGGGTACCAGCACAGGGTTGGCAGCGACTATTTGATTGGTATGAGCCAGAGCACTCTTTCGAAGTTATGCCTGCAGTTAATACGGTTTCCGCCAGAAGATTCGCTTAACTGCAAAGAGTCGTTTATGGAGCAGGATAAAATACCGGGAG ttgtaAGGTGCGTTGATGGCACTCACATCGGCCTACAAAAACCCACAGCAAACGGGCATATGTATTTCATTAGGAAAGGCTCTTATAGCATCAACGTTATGGTAGTAAGCTGCTATTACAATATATTGCTTGAATAA